One genomic region from Capra hircus breed San Clemente chromosome 18, ASM170441v1, whole genome shotgun sequence encodes:
- the LOC102173463 gene encoding LOW QUALITY PROTEIN: cationic amino acid transporter 3-like (The sequence of the model RefSeq protein was modified relative to this genomic sequence to represent the inferred CDS: inserted 1 base in 1 codon; substituted 1 base at 1 genomic stop codon) produces MLLQFVRQFGQKLIRKQPPKPIDESKRPVALLNIQNLVILGVGRMLRGAMYLVAGTVAKYIAGPATIISFLVAALFSMFSGFCYAEFAAWVPHPGSAYLYSYVTMGQLYAFIIGWNSILPLVIGTASLARASSYIFDSLIGNQISQALQETFSLHLLYSLATYADFFALGLVLLMTGLLVLGARESILVTKISIGTNLLVLIFIIITGFIKGDLHNWRLAEQDYKLNTSGSSDIYGSGSLGLMGSGGFAPFGFEGILQGAATCFYYFFGIDAVATKGVEAINPHRSIPWSIVITIFICFLAYSGVSAALTLMVPYHQIQPHDPLPQAILHSLWLPARYFVAVGTLCALISRLYSSMFRMPALIYAMAEDGLLFRVLTRTHVRTDTHVVAIMSAGNLTGLMALLFTFTNLVDLVSVGTLLVYSLVAFSVLVLRYQPDQNLSKNENTEEEIEVSVPDEHQLDSEPEARNSNILKSLWFPISTIPTRKSGQIVYGCASILVLLMIILSVILVQWSSKGFSGDSGYTPGAVLLLLLIIGVTVIIWRQPQSPGTHLYFKVPTLPVLPLVSIFMNLYLMMQITSQTWAIFSIWNVIGFLIYFGYGIRHSLENNERQXTSFHFPDSXQKHP; encoded by the exons ATGTTGCTTCAGTTTGTTCGCCAGTTTGGTCAGAAGCTCATCCGCAAGCAGCCGCCGAAACCCATAGATGAGTCTAAGAGACCCGTGGCTCTTCTGAACATCCAAAACCTGGTGATCTTGGGTGTGGGCAGGATGCTGAGAGGTGCCATGTACCTTGTGGCTGGTACAGTGGCCAAGTACATAGCTGGACCAGCAACCATCATCTCGTTCTTGGTAGCTGCCCTGTTTTCTATGTTTTCTGGATTCTGCTACGCTGAATTTGCGGCCTGGGTACCACACCCTGGTTCTGCGTACCTCTACAGCTATGTCACGATGGGTCAGCTCTATGCCTTCATCATTGGCTGGAACTCCATACTTCCCTTAGTCATTG GCACTGCCAGCTTGGCCAGGGCTTCGAGTTACATCTTTGACAGCCTGATTGGGAATCAAATCTCTCAGGCATTACAGGAAACTTTCTCTCTGCACCTGCTTTACTCCCTGGCCACATATGCAGACTTTTTTGCCCTGGGCCTGGTACTGCTGATGACAG GACTACTGGTTCTGGGAGCTCGTGAATCAATCCTGGTTACCAAAATATCCATAGGAACCAACCTTTTGGTTCTCATTTTCATTATCATCACTGGCTTCATTAAGGGAGATCTGCATAACTGGAGGCTCGCAGAACAGGACTACAAACTGAACACATCTGGATCCAGTGACATCTATGGCTCAGGAAG CTTGGGTCTTATGGGTTCTGGAGGATTTGCACCTTTCGGCTTtgaagggattctccagggagcagCTACATGTTTCTACTATTTTTTTGGTATTGATGCTGTTGCCACTAAAG gGGTAGAAGCTATAAATCCTCATCGTTCCATCCCCTGGAGCATCGTAATCACGATTTTCATCTGCTTTTTGGCTTATTCTGGTGTCTCAGCGGCACTCACCCTCATGGTGCCCTACCACCAGATTCAGCCTCACGACCCTTTGCCACAAGCCATTCTCCATAGTTTGTGGCTCCCCGCCAGATACTTCGTGGCTGTCGGCACCCTCTGTGCTCTTATATCCAG ACTCTATAGTTCCATGTTCAGAATGCCTGCTTTGATCTACGCGATGGCAGAGGACGGGCTCCTTTTCCGGGTACTTACGCGGACTCATGTCCGCACAGACACCCATGTCGTGGCCATCATGTCTGCTGGAAATCTTacag GGCTCATGGCGTTACTCTTCACGTTCACAAATCTTGTGGATCTCGTCTCAGTCGGCACCCTGCTCGTTTACTCCCTGGTAGCTTTTTCTGTTCTTGTCCTCAG GTACCAGCCAGACCAGAATTTAAGCAAGAATGAGAatacagaggaggaaattgaggtGTCTGTCCCTGATGAACATCAGTTGGACTCTGAACCTGAAGCAAGAAACTCAAACATTCTAAAGAGTCTGTGGTTCCCTATCAGTACCATCCCCACTAGGAAATCTGGCCAGATTGTCTATGGATGTGCCTCAATACTCG TTCTCCTGATGATCATCTTGAGCGTGATCCTGGTCCAGTGGTCCAGTAAGGGGTTCTCTGGAGACTCCGGGTACACACCAggggctgtgctgctgctgctgctcatcatTGGGGTCACAGtcatcatctggaggcagccACAGAGCCCTGGGACTCACCTTTATTTTAAG GTCCCTACTCTGCCTGTCCTCCCACTGGTGAGCATCTTCATGAACCTTTACTTGATGATGCAGATAACTTCTCAGACCTGGGCCATATTTAGCATCTGGAATGTGATTG GATTTCTCATATACTTTGGATATGGGATCCGACACAGCTTAGAGAACAATGAGCGAC CAACCAGCTTCCACTTCCCAGACTCTTGACAAAAACACCCCTAA